The window AAAATGAGCCTCTGTATGCAAAGAAATGGATTGGTGGACGAGAAATCTCGGAAAGTGTTGGAAACACTTTACGTAATGACGGAACAGAAGGAGGGTCCAAAATTGGTCCCTTTGAAGAGCTTTTTGTCATACGACGGAATGAACGAGGAGCAAACGAACTCCTTCCCTCGTGTGTCTTCTTGTTCGAAGTCGTTCAAGTTTTTTCTCAATTTTTCCTTACAATCTTGGAGTGGTGGGATACGGTTAAGAGGTTTCGCCATTTTAACCATTCATTTTCACAACGCAAGCGGGCTTGAAACTTTCCACGCAAGATCGTTCTGATCTCATTTATCCAAGTTATCACCTCCATTTAGACTAGCCTCATGGGGCATCAAGCCTGCTGACAGCATATCCCAGGTGTGACCCCTAATTGCAACGTCTAGAGGTTCGTCCTTGACTCACACGGTGTTAATATGAAACGTACGTCAGTGTGTGTATGACCAGTCCTACTTTCAGCATATGTAATATGTATAGCCATCATCTATCCTAACTGAGACTTCTTGCCGAGCTACCCGCTGAAGTCCCACAGACTTTCTGTCTACAATCCCTGCCCTGGCATCCGGTATGAGAACCTCTTTACTGATTGAAAGTCTGTTGAAGTTCAACCACCTCCGAACGCCTTCATTGTCCAAAGACTGGTACGTCAGCTTTGGAGAAGATCGACGGCGGAATAGCTTCATTACAAGAAATTTAAACCATAGGGATAAGCAAAGTATTTTGATAGGATATATGTTCAATGCCTAGCACTTTCAGCCTGATCAGTCTGGCCGTTAAAAGGATAGGTGTCACGGCTCAGCCAAAAGCAACAGCTGTAAGCCGGGCCAGTTGAGATAAAGATGTAAGGGCGGGTAGGCTGCAGGTATGAACGGGGGTACGGATGTGGGAATGTCCAATAATATGCATCCAATAGCTCCGATGGCGTGTTCAGTGGTGGGCTTCTAGTGTCGGTCTGAGTCTTCATTCATTTGATGACTCTGCGGAACAACCTGTTTCCAAGTCGAAGAATGATTTGGAGCTGCCCATTTGTACGGAACAACAGTATCATTATTTAGTAAATACACTAGTAGATTTAATATTCGAATTGGTTGCTTGGCGTACCTTGCGCTTTCTTTACCTGGAAATATGCATGTAGTGGTCAAGATGAGTCCTGCAGACGCTGGAAAAGGATAAGATGCAATCGGTCTTTCTCAGTGCAAAATGGCTAATCACCTTGCTTATAGGGATTTTTACTAAGGAAGGTTATTAAGTATCATTTAGGAGGGAGGTGAAACGGAACGAAGAGGTGCATAATAACGAAGCTGGTGATTCACCATCACTTTCTGGTTTTTGTTTACGCGTCGGAACATGACGTCACTCGCCTAATCGTTCGGCAGGGCGAGAAGTCCGTCGTCAACCCCCATATCAATCTCATCCTCATGTTCGTTCTCCAAAGTGTCCACGTCTTTTTCATGGTCTAACCACAATTGAGTTACCGTTGAAACAGCCACCATATGATACGACCAAGGTCACTCCCTCTTCGATACCCCAACCGCGCCATACCTCTCTTCCGATTCCGCAACCACCTCATCTCCCGTTCGATCCTCACCGATTCATCCTCTGCTTTgccctcttcctcgtcatcaGCTCCTCGAAGCACGGCATCATTCTACATCTCCAATGTCTTTCCTATCCAGCTGGGAAGATGGGATTTCAGACCTAGTATTGCTTCTGTCCTGAGAGAAGAAGCGCTTCTCGAACATCTGCATAACATTGCAAGTGACGTTAAAGTCCATGGATTCCAAGTAGAAAACTGGGAAGTCAGCAGGAAAGATGGAGGTGTATTCCTACACTTTTCATATATAGCCCCAACAGAGGAAAGAATATcgaaggaagaagagaagataGATGAGGAGAAAGCTGCGAGGATCGGTGTGGAGTTGACGCCTTCCTACGCACAAAACCTGCCTGGTCGATTATTCATATCTTCTCTAGAAAAGTCAGCCCAGAAACATGGAGGATGGCCTAGTTGGCTAGGCAACTGGTGGGCTCAAAAAAAATGGCACGACGATAGGAAAGTGCCTGGTCATACATTGTATTCATCGAGAGcggaagatggtgaagatgCAGCAGCGGATGTAGATGAAGGAGGTTTAGTAAAGGGAAGCGCGGGTGCAGTGAAGGGATTGAAAGGTGCTGCTGGAGGTGGAAGAGTATGGGTTGTAAAAGGCAAACAGTGGACAGAGGTAAGCTGAGAGCCTCGAAGACCGGGGAATGGAAAAGCTAATGTGTTGTAGGATATGAATCGCTTCCCATCAAACAGATTGAGAGTCGAGTTTGACGGGCCCGATGTCTCTCAGGAAATGCTCTATACGCTCTTCCGAGTAAGCACTATTTGCAATGAATGATCCATCCCCTAACTCTCGTGAAGCCATACGGTCGCTTGGCAGATATCCAGCCCCCTACTCCCGTGCCGGCAGGCTCACTGCGTTTCGCATCCGTGTCATTCTCACGCCTCTCCCCTGCGGCTATAGCAATCAATGCCGTACGTCCCAATTCCACCTTCATGTATGATGACTTGGGACTAATTATGTCACCTTTACAGCTTCATGGGTACTCGACGCCGACTAATACAGCAGATTTCACCATTCGCGCTCTTTCTTCGGTCACTGATAAACCTATCCCATTGAGCAGGCTTAGGTTATTCTATGAAAGGCCGTTGAAGGCTCACGCCCTGAGAGACTGGATAAGCTCTCATCCAAGGCTTGTTCTTCCAGTGATTGCGTTCTTGATTGGTACTTTGAGTTACACTGTGGGTCCCAAACTCGGcaaagaaagaagaaaacagCTGAATCACGATTGTAGTTCTTTGACCCTATCCGAGCATTCTTTGTGAGATCCAAACTTGAAGGTGTGTGGGACATCAACGAATATTCTCTTATCAAAAGTAAAGTTTTTTTTGTTCTTCCCACCATGGGTTGTTCTACCTAACTAATCACATCATAAATAGAACTTCGTCAGAAGTTTGTACTACCAACTTCTTTCGGTTTCCTCGACTCGTCGACCGCAGAGACAGAGGACTCAGAAGATGCTATTGGCAAGAATGCATGGGCGGACAGAGTTGAAGCAGAGAAGGGCGTGGAAGAGTGGTTGGCGGAGTATCCTTCGACGTTTATAACTATAACGGGTCCACCTGGTAGCGGAAAATCGAGTCTTGTGACAAGAGTTTTGAAGCAGCAGGATAAGTGAGTCTGCGGCCCTATTGTTGGGGCAAAAAAGGGCTTTTTAGCTGACAGGAAGGTAAGGCCCGCAATGGTCATTGATTGTGAAGAGATTGCGAAAGCAAAGAACGATGCTGGTTTGGTAAGCGCCCTAGCAGACCAAACAGGTGAGCTTTCCAGCCCTTTTCGTGCTTGGGGTTTTCAGCTAACATAAGTCAAGGTTATTACCCGGTCTTCTCATTCATGTCATCCCTCTCCGGACTCATCGACCTCGCCGCTGTTGGCCTTATCGGCCAAAAAGCAGGGTTCTCTACACCCGTCGACCAGCAACTTCGTCAAATGCTCGAAATCGTCGGTGGCGCTCTCAAAGACGTCTCCACCCACGCCCAAAAGTCACATCAAGAAGCACTCCAGGCTCAAAAGGACCAAATTGAGACTGATAAGTTGAGGCAAAGGAAGAAACAAATGATCGCCAGAGGTTGGCACGATGGAAGACTGGATTATGTAGCCGGTAATGGCTTGAGTGAGTTGGGGTACGGAGATGAACCGTTTATGGAGCAAGATTGGGATAGCGTCCCAGTGGCGGTTCCTATGGGCGGAAATGTGGCTCCAATTGAGGGCGATACCACCTCTGCTTCCCTGACTGCTTCAACAAACAAAGTCGAATCCGAAAAACTCGAGCTGCAAACGATGGCAGCCGCAGAACTTGATGTTGAAAGCGAAACAATTAAGTCTCTTCCCATCGTTGTCCTTAAAAACTTCGCACAGAAGACTGCGAAGGGTGATCTGTGGAATGTCCTTGCGGAATGGGGTGCAAGTCTGGTGGAGAACAAGGTGGCGCATGTGATCGTTGTTACCGAGGGTCCAACAGCGACTAAGGCGCTGACCAAGGCGTTACCGGCTAAGCCGCTTAATACAGTAGGACTGGCAGATGCAGATGAGGTGAATGCTTTGGCATATGTGAGGGACAAACTCCGACCGCACACAGGTGCAGCCATAAACACCACCGCCTCGAACTCCACTAGCATTGCGGATGACGGCACTGTCTCTCAAACATCAGGCTCAGATCCCAAGGGGTTTACCCTTTCTCCAGAGGATAGCGCACAGGTAGCCAAGTTAGGAGGTCGTATGGTCGATCTCGAAAATTTGGTGTACAAAGTTCGGACTGGATCGAAGATCAAGGATGCAGTGGATGACATCATTCAGAGGAATGTGGTCGAGCTGAGAAAGGCGGCATTTGGAGATGATAGTGAGGATGCTAAGGCGTTGCCATGGACCAGAGCGCAGGCTTGGAAAGTTGTCTCTGACCTCGCTAATAAAGGAGAGGTAAATTAATCGCCTTTGCAACACGCAAAAGTCGTAAAGCTAATGCACGGTTCCCTTCAATAGATACCGTATAATAAGATGCTTCAAGAGTTCCCCTTCAAAGGCGCTGAACAGAGTCTGAAAGCGCTTGAAGAGCATGAGTTGGTATCTGTGTCGTATATCGATGGACGAGCATCAATGGTCAAGCCTGGCAAACCCGTGTTTAGATATGTCTTCCAGGCCCTCGCCAGTGGTACGTGTATCACGCGCTTCGGTCGCGTAAAGCATTGCAGACCGGCAGACTGCCGATAAGCTGATGTCCAACCTCCTTGCTTGTAGATTCCGTTTTCAAATCATCATGTCAAATCGAATACAACAATGCCATCATCGCTAAATCAGAATCTGATATTAAAACATATGAGCAAGAACTCATGAATCTCAAAAACATCACAACGGAGGGTGGCTCCGACGCGCTTGGAGTTTCGGGCGGATGGCTGGGTTTGGGTGGCAACAGTGCGATTAGAGATAGAGGGAAGTGGTTGTTAGATAAAATGGGAGGATTGATTGACAAGGTTGGCAagctggagaaggaaaatgCGGAGATGGTGAAGGTTTTGTCCAGCGGGCGATGAAAGTGGTTGACTTGTGGATCAAGCGTTCTTTCAAATCTAGTTAACCTTCCCAAAGGGATTGGTTGTTCGTTTGTATGTATAGTGGCGGTCTTGCCAAAGTCACTCCCAGAAAAGCAGTCATCAACACCCAACCATGACAGTCCCGGATCTCAATTAATACCGAGTACTTCTCCGGTTACTTAATACAGAGATGCCAGCATATGCCGATTCTGAAACTTACAAGAATGATGCATACCTAAAGCATACAATTCCACTCTATCCTAGGCCACAGTAAAATCCCCTATTTCTGTCCCTGTCCCGGCAAAATGCTTCCCCCCTTCTTTACATGCGTAAACGTACCCCCAGCGAACCACCTGTCATTCGCGGCCTGTACCTTCTGTGCTGCAGAGAGGGAGGGCGTAACTATTTCAAGACCTTGGACAGGTGTGAATGATAAGGAGGTAGCCATACCGCTGGCAGCATCGTTGGATGTGACTGAGCGACCAAGGAGCTGAGTTCGGAGTTTGTTGGCTCGAGAGAGTTTAGCTATTAAAAACATAATTGATCAGCCTGGTACTGGAAGAAAATAGGAAACAGAGATATGTACCTTTACTCCTCGCGTCTGCCATCTCGCCTCGAACCCTTCCGGCAGAACCAATCATACCCAAACCAACAGTTTCGTCGTCCACCCCgatttcttcttccgcctTGCCAAATTCCATTCGGTTCTGCAACTTCCTCAACTCAGTCTGGGCATACGCTTCCTTGGCCTTTCGAGCTCTGAGCATTAAGTCAGTCATACTGCATAATGCTTCCATAACCAAAAAGATTACAACTGACCTTTTACCACCACGTTTCTTCCTGTTAGTCTCCTGAGGGATAGGCAACGCCTTGATCATCTTGTTGGGGGGAGGCTCCGCCATCTTTTCAATCCTCTTCTGCAAATCTGCAAAACATTTTCTTCCATAAGATCCGTCTCTAGACCCCTTTCCTGCATCGATTCTGGCCGCAAGAGCACACTTGGCCGACACCGCTCGCTGtgcccttcttctgtcTTCAGGCTGCGCGCTCTGTACTATAGGGCTTTGGAAAATGAAGCCGGTATGTCGCTGCTGAGAGGCAGCAGAAAGATGAGAGGTGGCCAAAGTTTTCTTCATTGCACCAAAAAGCATCACATTACAACTCGGCTGTCGACTGAACGCCTGGAGACCTCCTGCTAAACCAAGGAGTTTGGCGGCGATACCAGTACCCACGATAGCAGACAAGTTGGGCGCCACAGCAGCCATACGGGACTCGACGTAGGAAAAGATTTGTTCACGCGCCGAACGGAGATTTTGGGCGACAACGATGGCGCGCTGAACTGTTTCCCATTCTGCAGGCTTGAGCGGCCGACCACGAGAAGTCGTAGCAGTAAGAGTTATAGACAGCACAGTAGCCGCAGGAAGGGTGTTGGGGAACGTGACCTTTGTAAGGTCTTCAGACTGACCAATGGCATTGACGGCGGCAATGTATGTCCAAGGTTCGACAATGAGTTGTTCGAGTTCCGGGAACCGAGGAGCATAGTGGTCACGAATAAATTTATGCACAATGAGAATCTCGTTGTCCACCTCAACGGACATGTTGTTCGCAGTGACTACAAGATGATACTCTGGATTCTCCTCGAGGGGACCGGCAGACGAAGACATATCGGTGGGAGACTCGGTGTACTTTGCGATATCCTACATTACCACTAAGCTAGAACCTTGACAGCCAAATTAAATGCACTCACCGCTAAAATATCTTGAAGCTTCTGGCTCCCTGCCAACTTGGCTACTTTCTTCACATCCTCGACACCCTTCATATCCGTTTTCTCCACTTCCTCCTTGTCCAGCTCATCTGCAGGCCTCACACCTCCTTCAGGTACAAATCCCACAGCGCTCCTACCATCTTCCAGCTTCATatcatctccttcatcttcatcctcaccTCCCTCGCCATCATCGACTTCCATGGCGCCCGCGGAACGTTTTCTATGGTCGGGCAAATTAGGAGGCGGCattgatgaggaggaggccTCGCGGCCAGGAGAGGGCGATCGAGCTTCGTCATCCGAGAGACCATCAAGATCTGCCAGAAGGGCGTCCGCTAATGACATTTTTCTATGAATAAAAATACAATTCATAACTCTTCTCCACATTGTTCTATGAATCGTTGGGTGGCAACTGACGAAAGTGGGATACATTGTTACGTAATGCATAATGTAGTCATGAAGAACCGCAACGAACGCAAGTTCGACGGAACGCGCGAAGAGGGAGATATTTTATTGATTTCTTGCTTTCGCTTTACGGACTGCAGCAATAGAAGAGAAGAAACGAACAAAGTGACTTCTACGTCAACTATCTGCAAACCATTTTCATCTTTAAAATCATAAAATTATACAGTAGAGTAACGAAAATGGGACTAGTCCGGtccctttctcttctcaCTTTCACGGCTCACGAATATCGTCGATTTCATCAGGTCTTATGTTCCAGCTTTCGATAATCCGTTCGTAGCTGTGGGAAATTTGGCTACAACTCGTGTGCGGAGAAAAACCCGCCCGTATTCCATATCAATATTTCCAGATTGATGCCTCAAGGAACCCCCGAGGTCTCGCATTTGACTTGCCGACTATGTTTCCCAGACACCTGTGGGCAATCGACCGTTATCTCATCCCATCACATCATACACTTGGACATGCTTCACTGTCAATCCTTACTGAGGTGTAGTATTATTACTCATATTTGCAATCGTTGTGAGTGTGCTTTGCGATAGCTCAAGAGGGATCGGCGTAGGAAGATGTATGGGGGGGGGAAATGAGGGAGGGAGtgggagatggagaggatgagTATGACCACCCGTTACCTCTGAATGGCCCTGCCTGGCTCGGCTGTGAGCTGGAGTTTAATAGTTTCCCCAGTCAGGGGGCCGGTGGTAAAAGGTGAATGGGCGGCAGAATGGTTGTAGTTTTGGTTATGGGCGGGGGATGAAGGCTCGCCGTTGGATTGGGTAAGATGGGCAGATGGGCAGATGGACAGATGGACAGATGGACAGATGGGCAGGGGGAGTGGAAAGAAGGATAATTATGTTCTGTTGAGTTGAGCTTTCCATTCCATGTTTTATTACCTCCTTCACTTTCTTCACCTCTCTCATACCGCTTACATCGCATACgcccttccccttcttccttcacATCCAAGATACTCGAGGTAGTATCCCCACCTTTCCCGGTCATTACCTTCACGCAGACCGAAGGCACCACCGTTCCCTCCCCTATCCCAATTCCCACCCCCGTCGTCAAATTTGGGGAAGGATGATCCCAATTCCTCGCCCTGGGGGTGAGGCTGAACGGTAAGATGGGCCGTCTTGGCCTCTGGGCCCTTTGTTTCTCGCCTATTTCTCCCCTTCCAGCGCTGTCCTTAGCTCCATTCCCAGCGTGGCTGTTGTGTTCATAAGGGGGGATGGTACCTAGTCTTTTTTGGAGGAGCGGAGTTGGTGATAGCGGCAAATATGACGCAAAACCCTTTTGTTTTGGACTCTGGTTCTTGGTTTGCATACCAGGAGTAGTACCCAAAGGTGAGTGAAGAGTGGACATTCGAAGTGTGGGAGGTAAGAGGGTGTGACGGGGACGGCTGTTCCCTAAAAGCAGGGGTATGAGTAGTGGAGTCTGGGGAGGATGAGGTGAAGTAAAGGAGTTAGCGTCCGTCTTTGACATTCGTTTATGGCGTCGGGAATGAAGGAACAGCGTTAGATCGGGAACCGCGAAGGTaaggaaaaaggggaaaaCGTACAGAGGGATATTTGTCCCTACCCATCTTTATTCCTCCCTTACTTCTATTATCTCTGCCATCACGCTGGGTAGTCTCTGAGTGAAGACTTGGTAGGTTTAGCGATGAAGATATGGattgagaagaaggtgagAGTGGGAACGATGATGATATGTATGCGTGTGCCGAGTTCGATGACGAGGGCAGAGGCGAAGGAGAaatggaagagggaggGAAAGGACGGGGGGTGGGGGAAGGAGAACGAAAGACGATATGGTGAGGATAAGGTGTCAAACAACGAGGTGGTAGAGAGAGATGTGGTTGCGCAGTTGAGCAAAAGAGGGATTGAGAGCTAGATGGGGTGCGAGAGGGgcaggaagaagggtatGGTGAGGTAAGAGATGTCGGTGACTCTGGCATGGCCGAGCTTTTCCAGTGATATACTTGTCTTTGATAGATTTGAAGAAATGGAAAGGTTATCAGTTGGTCAGTAGAGATGATGGAATGGTTCCCGAGGCCAGCTCGAAGATTTTCTTTGCTTTCTGGTTTCCAAAAGACAATGTAGATAGAATCTACACCATCACTGTTTGAGCAGATATCTTCAGTGTCGGATCTTGTCTGTGCCCAGTTGATACTGTCGCCAATATGGGCAGATTCGGATGAGAATGCCTTTTTCCCTTTGCTAATCGTTCACATGTATGCGTGACCAGCTCGGATGGGTTGTACTCTACCTTTAAGTGAAGATAATCGTGGTCCCGTACCGTCCATTTTGAGACCTCCTGAGACCCACAAGTGTCTCCCACCACCTCCCCATTCTTCCCGCGAATGACATCAGATGACCGAGTTATGAAAGGATTGATTGGAACCTTTATGCGTTCTCCGAGACATATATTGAGATCTCCTTTACATCCACAGGAGACACTAAGAGAGTAATAGGCGAACGAACAAACGGAGAGACGAAACCAAATAAAGCGATGTGAGACCCACGCACATATCGGCGTTATACTCCCCCAGTGCTTATCGCCGAACACGCCTCTGCTAGCCACACTCGTGTTTCGTCCCACGGTGTCTCCCCTCGCTGCTCTCCACCAAACGCTCCCCCGCTCGAGGCGTGGACGCGGTTTCGCCCAAAAACGAGCGAATGCAAGATCCATATAGGTTAGTTCTGCGCATACCACCAAGCATCCTCAAAAAAATCAGCAGAAATGTCTTCCGACCTTACTTGGCTTCTCGTCCGAAACTGGAACTCTTTCCAGGTTAAGGGTGGACACGGTCCCGTCTTCTCCAAGGAGAAGGTGAGTTAGAGGCTTGGGTCCGGCAGTGTAGGGCGTGGGGCGGTTTCAATGGAAGGAATTTGGAGGGGATTGGAAAGACGGTATGACtggagaggaaaaggaggacGGATTGAGAGCTTGGACAGGAAACCGCCCGGATAGtgtggaagatggaaaagCCGACAACGCGCTGGACATTTCTGACCAAGTAATTATGTAGGGAAACCTCCTCAACAAGTCTGCCCACAAGTACTCTGGCCTCGCCAACTCCAAGGTCGTCAGCATCCACCCCTCTGCTGATGGTGGTATCACCATCACCAAGATCAAGGCCGACGCCAAGCCTAACCAGGTCTGTCAATTTTGGGCAGCTATTCTGCCATTCGAGAGGCTTAAGGACATGGGAGGCTGATATGATGGATATCTTGGTGATATAGGTTGTTTCTGCCCGATCCCACGTCGCCCTCAAGCGATCTACCGGCCCTCGACGAGCCAACAAGATCGCTGCTGCCGAGACTGCCGGCAAGGGTTACCGAGCCGACCTCCGAGCTGTAAGTCTCGTTCCATTCTTACCTTACATCTCTGTTCCTTGGgtctccttctctccttcacACATACTCACCCGCTCAACCTCCCCATCGTCTTTATCCCTTAATTTCTTCTCT is drawn from Cryptococcus gattii WM276 chromosome A, complete sequence and contains these coding sequences:
- a CDS encoding exonuclease, putative (Similar to TIGR gene model, INSD accession AAW41989.1), yielding MIRPRSLPLRYPNRAIPLFRFRNHLISRSILTDSSSALPSSSSSAPRSTASFYISNVFPIQLGRWDFRPSIASVLREEALLEHLHNIASDVKVHGFQVENWEVSRKDGGVFLHFSYIAPTEERISKEEEKIDEEKAARIGVELTPSYAQNLPGRLFISSLEKSAQKHGGWPSWLGNWWAQKKWHDDRKVPGHTLYSSRAEDGEDAAADVDEGGLVKGSAGAVKGLKGAAGGGRVWVVKGKQWTEDMNRFPSNRLRVEFDGPDVSQEMLYTLFRPYGRLADIQPPTPVPAGSLRFASVSFSRLSPAAIAINALHGYSTPTNTADFTIRALSSVTDKPIPLSRLRLFYERPLKAHALRDWISSHPRLVLPVIAFLIGTLSYTFFDPIRAFFVRSKLEGVWDINEYSLIKKLRQKFVLPTSFGFLDSSTAETEDSEDAIGKNAWADRVEAEKGVEEWLAEYPSTFITITGPPGSGKSSLVTRVLKQQDKPAMVIDCEEIAKAKNDAGLVSALADQTGYYPVFSFMSSLSGLIDLAAVGLIGQKAGFSTPVDQQLRQMLEIVGGALKDVSTHAQKSHQEALQAQKDQIETDKLRQRKKQMIARGWHDGRLDYVAGNGLSELGYGDEPFMEQDWDSVPVAVPMGGNVAPIEGDTTSASLTASTNKVESEKLELQTMAAAELDVESETIKSLPIVVLKNFAQKTAKGDLWNVLAEWGASLVENKVAHVIVVTEGPTATKALTKALPAKPLNTVGLADADEVNALAYVRDKLRPHTGAAINTTASNSTSIADDGTVSQTSGSDPKGFTLSPEDSAQVAKLGGRMVDLENLVYKVRTGSKIKDAVDDIIQRNVVELRKAAFGDDSEDAKALPWTRAQAWKVVSDLANKGEIPYNKMLQEFPFKGAEQSLKALEEHELVSVSYIDGRASMVKPGKPVFRYVFQALASDSVFKSSCQIEYNNAIIAKSESDIKTYEQELMNLKNITTEGGSDALGVSGGWLGLGGNSAIRDRGKWLLDKMGGLIDKVGKLEKENAEMVKVLSSGR
- a CDS encoding Pre-mRNA splicing factor, putative (Similar to TIGR gene model, INSD accession AAW41988.1); the encoded protein is MSLADALLADLDGLSDDEARSPSPGREASSSSMPPPNLPDHRKRSAGAMEVDDGEGGEDEDEGDDMKLEDGRSAVGFVPEGGVRPADELDKEEVEKTDMKGVEDVKKVAKLAGSQKLQDILADIAKYTESPTDMSSSAGPLEENPEYHLVVTANNMSVEVDNEILIVHKFIRDHYAPRFPELEQLIVEPWTYIAAVNAIGQSEDLTKVTFPNTLPAATVLSITLTATTSRGRPLKPAEWETVQRAIVVAQNLRSAREQIFSYVESRMAAVAPNLSAIVGTGIAAKLLGLAGGLQAFSRQPSCNVMLFGAMKKTLATSHLSAASQQRHTGFIFQSPIVQSAQPEDRRRAQRAVSAKCALAARIDAGKGSRDGSYGRKCFADLQKRIEKMAEPPPNKMIKALPIPQETNRKKRGGKRARKAKEAYAQTELRKLQNRMEFGKAEEEIGVDDETVGLGMIGSAGRVRGEMADARSKAKLSRANKLRTQLLGRSVTSNDAASGMATSLSFTPVQGLEIVTPSLSAAQKVQAANDRWFAGGTFTHVKKGGSILPGQGQK
- a CDS encoding 60s ribosomal protein, putative (Similar to TIGR gene model, INSD accession AAW41987.1); this translates as MSSDLTWLLVRNWNSFQVKGGHGPVFSKEKGNLLNKSAHKYSGLANSKVVSIHPSADGGITITKIKADAKPNQVVSARSHVALKRSTGPRRANKIAAAETAGKGYRADLRAVAVARTSALLRAERRTANPPKSLPDRSPRGKKAAAAAQVKEESE